The Thunnus maccoyii chromosome 15, fThuMac1.1, whole genome shotgun sequence DNA segment TTGTTTCgatttcttgtgttttattgaCCAGATTTAACCAGAAACACAGAGGTTGTCTTCTAGCTAAATGTTAAACCTCAAACATTTGAACTCTTGTGTTGCTATTTCTTAGTGGAATAGTTAAAAATTCTAacaaagaaatgtatttgttttctttctgagagtggGATGTTCAGATGCAATGcaatcaatctcatgtctgtgtgttaagtatgATACAAAAGgctagaaagagagagacacaaccAGAAATACATCCACCAACACCTCTGAAGCTCATTAATTAGCATgctgtatcttgtttgtttaatccatacacaaactaaatgtaaaatatggtcACCTTGTCCTGGAAACATTTCTAGAAGAGTTCCAGAAAAAAGTTCACATGACACAAATCCACCACAAATGCAACATGAATTTCTTCTATTCTTCAAAATAATCTTCTCAAGAGTGATAAAACCAATGAAGTTCATTATAACGGAGAgctattaataaaataaatacattatcacagcaaaaagcaacgctgttgctgcaaataaggTGAGAGAGGAATGCTGGTAGAAAATTGCTGAtgtaaatttgttaattaaaaaaacaaatgtattaattacGTAATtagtttatatacatattttaccACTCAATGCACTCTCCGTACCTCCCACATCCAGAGCTCTTAAACAttaaacttgatgcagcagatttaaacattatactgtctgactctgtcccataatgaaggatcagtggaaatcactttagattctggccaaatcaaagtgaaattaatattatagattgaatattacctgtgataaataccaatagattaatctttttttgtttaaagtatttttcatcagttttttgttttttatttgtttctttttacaatttgaaatacagtttgacatattgtaacaaaatcccatcccacaagtaaccctaacctcttgcaccattacaaatttacaatatgacatcaAATCAATAGCAAGTATGGTAGAAGACTAATCAGTTCTCTAATCAGTcttctaatagctgcagtaccAGCAGTGTTAAACAGACTTGGCAGCAAATCAGGTGGTTAGTGAAAGGACGGCGCTTTTTATTGCCAATTTAAGCCGAAACTtggaacataacctgctccagaccaggttaagtttgcagtataagttaccatggtgatgtagcaggttaaaagagagccacCTTCGTGACATTGAAAACTCTGACTTTATGCTCAACACACCtcgctaacccactaatctGGCTTCGTAGTACAACCCTCTGGCCTTcagacatctacatgcctgcAGTAAAAGCCCTTCAACTGTGGCGCAAAGTGCAAGGGCCTGATAATTGCTGCTTGCCGCTTTAATTATTGATATGACTTAATATAAGTTGGAGTAATACTCAAGAAGACACAACACTTGTAACCAGCCTGTGTCTGCTTTCTAGCAAATATCTGACCTGTTCTACAACATTAAGTACAATGTGAAGGAGCTGGAAGAAAATGAGACTTTCTTCTACAGCAGTCTTATAAACATACTGACATCTATTAGCAGTCACAGCAGCAATATTTAGATCAGTCCTTCAATCTTATTTAAGATCTGAAAGTTTTTGTGATCCAATGAAGCCCTTTTCATACAAAGACTTGTTTTCATACCAGTCAATGTCTCACTGTTAATGATACACAATACTATTCACTTTATTCAGGTAATTTTATTTCAAGATCATAGTTCATAACAAAAAACTTGAAAGATCATAGAAGAAAAAGCCAAGAGTATAAAACAGTTTACAACGTTAAAAAACAGCATCTATATTACACAAAACTAATCATCACTGTTACTATCAACTCCTGACATGAAAACCTTTAtgctgaatatattttttattacgTATATTTAACTAACATTAAAATTCTGAACTAGTtactaaacacattttttttcatgactaCATTGAGAGGATGGAGCTCTGTTTTCTTATTACTGCTTTCagttaaatataatttcttGCTGTTTCTCGTATGTATTTGGTCTTTCCTTAagttttttggctttttaaaaaaaaattctgaacaaattattacacattttttcttcatgACTACATTGAGAGGATGGAGTTCTGTTATCCTTTCAGCTTTCAGTTAAAAGTCATTTCTTCCAATTTCTCATATGTATTTAGTCTTTCCTTAATAAGTCAACTTTTTTGTCCAGTCCACTCCCAAGCCAAATTACCAAATTACCAATTACCAAAGCAGGTCAGTTtggcttgtgtttcttttaacattactgttgactaatttgtgtttgtagtcatttacatacattacatacattttcttgAGCActtacatcacaaacacacaatacttttaaTAGTGAAACTCAGtctatttaaagaaaaacaccagGACAAACCTTTGCcataaacattaatacatttgaaGAGATTTCCACTTGTGTGAAATGAACATGAGCAACTGAAATGTTTCTCTCCTGGATGAGTTCATTTAACCTGACATGCTCAGAttatttgttacacagaaccatctgagtCTAAGTCGTCCTGATTTGATGAACGACTGTCTATCACGGGGTAACTAATGGGCTTCTCACTGTCATCACACCTAAACCACGCCTGTAGCTGCCTGTAATTCCTTataggacgctgattggtctgaTTCATTGTGGTTCAGCCACAAGCGCATGACTTGAAGCCAGAAAAGATGGTGTGTTGTGTGACCTTCACAAATCCAGCTACCTCGCAAGGTAAGAGTTCAGTAACGCATGAGAAAAAGCCAGTATTACCTCTCATatcatttaaaagtaaaatgtatgGTGTCTAAACTTGACTGAGGATCACTGGTCTCCTTCCAATAATAATCATTGTCTACGGTTCAGGAAAGCCTGAAACCTCGTCAGCACTAACTGGTTGTAAATGTCTATCTGGATGTGAGTTCCTAGCTGGTTCTGATCCTCTACAGTCCTCTCCATCAGcttctgtttccatctgttcaGTTGAGCTGCTGAGGACTCGTCAACACACTTGTTTCTTTTGAACTGTGTAGTCTTTGGTAACAAACACTGCAATAAAATGGTTTCTCCCCTTTGAGGACAGCCAGCTTAACAGATGTACCTTTTGTATACATCTTTGTAGCGCAAACGGAGCAGCTAAACAGTTTCTCTTGAATGGATTCTCATGTGTCTCTGCAGATTTGCCTTTTTGTTAAATCTAAAACGACAATAAGAGCAGCTAAAtggcttctctcctgtgtggattctcatGTGTCTCTGCAGATATCTTTTCATGCCAAATAATTTACCACATTCAGAGCAGCTAAATGTCTCCTCtcctgtgtggattctcatGTGTAACTGCAAAGTCACCTCCTGGTTGAATCTTTTACCACAAACTGAGCAACTAAAGGGTTTTTCTCTTGTGTGAGTTTTCAGGTGGTAACGCAGACCTGACTGAGTAAAAGATTTACCACAAACTGTGCAAGTAAagggtttctctcctgtgtgagtTTTCTTATGTCTCCTAAGAGACTCCTTGCATACAAATCTTTTACCACAAAGTGAGCAACTGAaaggtttctctcctgtgtgaatttTCACATGTCTCCTAAGAGACTCCTCACAAACAAATCTTTTACCACAAACTGGGCAACTAAagggtttctctcctgtgtgagtTTTCATATGTCTCCTAAGAGACCCCTTGCATACTAATCTTTTACCACAAAGTGAGCAACTAAAGGGgttctctcctgtgtgaattcTCATATGTCTCTTAAGAGACCCCTTGCATACTAATATTTTCCCACAAACTGAGCAACTGAAAGGTTTCTCCTCTGTGTGAATTCTCCGGTGTATGAGCAGGTGTCCCTTTTGACTAAATTTTTTGCCACACTCGGAGCAGCTAAATGATTTCAACTCATTACAACTCAGATCACAGGTCATTACAACAGGTGCACTGATCTCCTTCCATTCATCACCGTCTTCAGTCTCAGTCTTTAAAGAGTCTGAAATCTTTTCATCAGTATCAGGTTGTAAATGTCTATCTGGATCTGAGCTCCTGGCTGGTTCTGGTCCTCCACAGTCCTCTCCATcagcttctgtttttatctgttcagtttgtctttgatgaAGCTGTGAGGACTGAGGTTTCTCCTCATCATCTTCAGTCTTCACAGGGACCGGAGTGAATGTGAACTTGGTGATATCAGCCTCCTCCAGCCCTTGAAGCTGCTCTCCTTCCTGACTGGTCCagagttcctcctgttcctctttaatgtgtGGGGGCTCTGGGTCCTGCTGGTCCAGACTGGAGctcctctctttctgctctTCTTCACCAACAATCACTTTTTGCACATCTAAAGGTAAagctgaaacacagacagacagacagctttTAATGTAAACACATGAACTTTTGTTCCATCAAGCTTGATGatcatattttatgttaaagGTACCATGTGGAGTTTCCAAACACTAGTAGCACTATAGGGTCATATTTTTATGAGTGGGTGACAAAACAAGagtaaaatcaaatcaagtgcatattttccaaagttaccgtctttttaaaacaagaaatgtagagctgcaaagatAAATAATTGAAATCGATTAGTTTCCAGCCATTAAATtcatcagcaactattttgataatcaatttataattttgagtcattaaaaaaataactctCTGATGCTCTCTAATCCCTTTCTGAtcatctcaaatgtgaatattttctggtttctttactcctctatgacagtaaacaaaatatctttgggttgtgaacaaaacaagacatttgaggacgtcatcttgggctttgggtaacagtgatgcacatttttcaccattttctgacattttatggaccaaacaactaatcgactaatcgtgaaaataatggacagattaactgataatgaaaataaccaacaattattttcatgatcgatTCATCTGTTAATTATATTGTCAATGAATcaattttgttgtttggtctctaaaatgtgtgaaaacagcgtcaatagtggaaaatgtcaatcactgtttcgCAAAGCAGAAGATGCAACCtgaagtttgttgttttgtccaaccaacagtccacaacccaaagatattcctattactgtcacagaggactgaGGAAAccagagagaaatatttcaaatgattaatcaattatcaaaatagctggcaaGTAATtaaatagttgacaactaatagattaatcgaCTAGTCGTTGCAGCTCTATCCACAAcgcaaagatattcactttactgtcagaagactaaagaaatcagaaaatattcacatttaagaagctggaagcaaAGAATTTTGGCACTTTTCTGCCAACACAGGCAAACAGCCTGTATCTCAAAATTTGAATTAGCGATGTATTCATTCTAACATACTTGACCGacaattttcttctttaataAGCCTGTCAGTCTGTTGATTTCCACTACAGTCGAGCTTCCTTTAGGGTGGCATCTTTCCTCTCTATTTATTTACTccacaaaaatgtatgtatgatgtGGAAAAACATATATACTTGATCATATATATTACAGCAGGAAGTTCCATTacatcaaattttatttttaaaacatgatttggGGCATCTGATTTggggtatcggccgataaaagctctaaaataaaatatcgGCATTGGcgaattctgccgattatgagaggctgaTATGTCACCTTCTCCAacgccgcctgactgtgcttccctcgaCAGACTTTctcaccctgacggtcccggtgcttcctcagcaggctgcacttcactcagctgcccgtcagacccgctgaGAGGCtgcggagcgttagccgcagcatggccTGAGGGAcgcacagccagctagcctctcagctaacgttagccccggctctccatgtgggTCCAACTGGGGCACCGAGTctcggtttgttattcaggttaaagtgggaagaagcagcgggtctgatgggcggctgagtgaagtgcagcctgcagaggaaacaccgggaccgtcagggtgaaacagtccgtcgaggagctgctgtgttcggctgcacagatcatggatgtataaagagaactggatacaggaagagcgccaggctttgaagccaattggacatagcggccaaactgtgtaattacaacgtcacgtgatgcacactggccccaaaaagactttttcccacagacttacattgtgaaagagaattgaattgaattgaattgttttatccccattcaagttagccagagggctaaaccagaagtagccgactcggccagcgaaagtcactagtgcgcatgctctataGGCCACACAGtgcggaagatccgggtactttctTACCGGgaagttctctttatacatccatggcacAGATAGGAAACCAAGAAACActttggctgacaggatgtaccactctgtttggaaaaaacttcttcattttgatttataacggcggttgtcaaccagcgtattaggtgcattagcgccaccttctgctccggagtgtggaccagagattaaatcctacacattaatcctgtctgtctaataaactcaatgaaaactctactgctgctcccacttggcaggttcattaaagttttaatgctgaactccagtcttcctgagttcttccttcatatattgtctttcttgatcatatttagtacaatctatgcttgcatgcataatagtctcctcggcatcggcaatcggccacaatgagttgaAAATATCGGCATATtagatatcggcaaaaaatccaatatcatgcatccctaaactgcagtgatggaatcagagcgtaaaatcatccacactgtcagttTCACTACGGGGAGAGAATCAACTTCAttaaaaaacagctaaaatcatcattatgtgtttagtgtcataAATGATCTCTCAGTTTGTTCGAAGCTCTgtttttaaaaccagagtggaaataaaaacatggaacaataaaatgtttccactgacctataaGAATATAGATTACTCTTTTtgtacttgtcactttattctaaactcaggacttttgtccatgtcaggATCCTGTAGGATGAACCTTTCTGGTGGAAACCCTggatacatgcatacacactcatatttcatattatatcaGTTTGTGTGGTTCCAGCTTTACctcattacttttttaaaatttgttaaagatttttacttatttttttctcttcttataGATGCTGTgataaaaagcagcaaaacaaacTGCCATCAAACATTGGCTAAGAAATCCTcaagacagagatggagggacGCAGAGGTAGTAGGTCTAAGGCTGTAGTGTGGTGAGAATGCTTGTCCTCTCGTTCATTTAAATCAGGG contains these protein-coding regions:
- the LOC121913174 gene encoding gastrula zinc finger protein XlCGF57.1-like isoform X1 — encoded protein: MSKVQMLRASVTQRLTAAAEEIFVLFERSIAEYEEELSRSKEENERQRKLLDAVFNPQLQLHRAALPLDVQKVIVGEEEQKERSSSLDQQDPEPPHIKEEQEELWTSQEGEQLQGLEEADITKFTFTPVPVKTEDDEEKPQSSQLHQRQTEQIKTEADGEDCGGPEPARSSDPDRHLQPDTDEKISDSLKTETEDGDEWKEISAPVVMTCDLSCNELKSFSCSECGKKFSQKGHLLIHRRIHTEEKPFSCSVCGKILVCKGSLKRHMRIHTGENPFSCSLCGKRLVCKGSLRRHMKTHTGEKPFSCPVCGKRFVCEESLRRHVKIHTGEKPFSCSLCGKRFVCKESLRRHKKTHTGEKPFTCTVCGKSFTQSGLRYHLKTHTREKPFSCSVCGKRFNQEVTLQLHMRIHTGEETFSCSECGKLFGMKRYLQRHMRIHTGEKPFSCSYCRFRFNKKANLQRHMRIHSRETV